The DNA window ACGCAGGGAGACCGGGAATCTCAGGCGTTCGGTCGACAGGAAGTTCCAATCATGGACGTCGCGATGCGTCCGAACCGCCGCCGGAGGACGTTTTGCCTGATCCACGACAGACGGATGCCGGCCGACAATGACAGCGTATCGGTGACCCGTCGGCGCGACAACCGACGCATGGATTCACCGGAATTAATGCGTCCGAAACGCCGCTGCGGGTTCACCGCATGTCGAATTCGCAGCGCGCACCAGGCCGCGCCGGACTTACTCTGTGCCGGCGATTTCACAAAGCGGCGCCGTCGCCCCGGCGGAACCAGAGCTCGGGGTTCCCGACAGCAGATGCGGGAACGCACTCCCGCTGCGGCACAGTCGACGCGAACGTCGCCAAACACGAAAGGAAAAAGCGCAACCGGCGTCCTCAGGCCTGGAGTTCTCGATGACAGACCCTCAGACAACCGGTTGCGCGTGCCGCGGGTTCAAGGAAGATGCCGTCGCTCACGCGAAGCATTATCCACGGACTACCTCAGCGAACCAGACGGAGTATGTCCGCAATCTTTTGTCAGTGATTCTCTGAGTCCCGAAGTGGTGAACTGATGGCGACGGAATCAACAGCGTGGACCGACAGACCTCTGCGTCAGATGTGCCGCGGCGGATCACGCGTTCCTTACGAACGGAATCGCGCCTCGCGGCATCAGGGTTGCGGAGCAGGCCATTTCGCGAAAATCACGATTTCGACCGGGTCAGCGCGGAAGCCTGCGGCACGCTGCGGCTACCCATCGCGCGGCGGATCGTCGCCTTGCTGCGAAAGGAATGTCGGTGCCTGCAAGTCGCGACGCTGATATCAGCGAACGGGACGAATCAGACCGGTGGCAATTGCCAGGCGGCTGTCTATCATTCCATCTCCGTCTGACCTGCTGGCACGCGTCTGTCCCCGAATTGCACAAGCCCGGTTCCGCATGGCCGAAGATCATCGCTACAAAACGATCCTGCGACGGCTCGTGTTTTCGGAAGTCCTGATCGCTCTGCTTCTGTTTGGCAGCGTATTCGTGTTTGCCGCGCTGCGGGCTCAGAAGCCGGAAGTTCAGGAGAAGCAGATCGATCCGGTCAGCTTCAATGTCGACGTCTTTGTGACCGAGGAGGTCGATTTTCGTGAGCTGCTGACCGGATTCGGCACGGCGCGGGCGGAGCGGGAAGTCGTCATCGCCGCTCAGGTCAGCGGGGAAGTCGTCGAAATTCACCCGAACCTGAACGTCGGACATCCCGTCGTCAGCGGACAGACGGTTGTCTTTCCGGACCGGCCGTCGGAGCAGCGAAACGCCGACCTGCTGCTGCGAATCGATCCCAGAGATTACGTGGAACGAGTCGAACAGGCATCCAATCGCGTTGCCGAAGCTGGCGCAGAAATCGCACAACTGCAGCAACAGCTTCGCAACACGGAAACGCAGCTTGGCAAGGCCAGGCAGGACGTAAAGACTCTGCAGGACGAATACGAACGAATCAAATCGGCATTCGACAAGCAGGCTTCGTCGCCATCGGAACTGAACCGGTCACTGCTCGAACTGCGGCGTTACGAAGACACCATCATTCAGCTCGAAAGCCAGCAGTCCGTGCTGCCCCTGCAGATCGCGGCCGCAAAACAACGTCTGGCCACGGGCAATTCGGAAGTCACCCGGGCGGAAACCGACCTGCAGCGCACCAGCGTGACGCCTCCGTTTGACGGAATCATCAGCGAAGTCACCGTCGAACAGGGCCAGTTTGTGCGAGCCGGCGAACCTTTGCTGCGACTGACCGATCCGGATCGCGTGGAAATTCCCGTGTCGCTGGGTATGGAGGACTTTCTGCTGATCGAAAACGACCTGCAACAGGGACGCCGGCCGGTGACGTCGCTGGCCGAAAACGAGACTTCCCCGGCCGAATGGAGCGGTCAGATTGTGCGAATCTCGCCAGTGGCGGATGCATCGTCGCGAACGGTGGAAGTTTTCGTCGACGTTAACAACGCCGACCAGATCCGGACGCTGCTGCCCGGCACGTTTGTCCATGCCCGCATCGACGGACCCGTCTGGAGCGACGCAATTGTCATCCCCCGTGAAGCCATTATCGAAGACCATGTGTTTGTCGTCGACAGCGATGGAAAAGCCGTGAAACGCCGTATCCGGACCGGACGTCGCCTGCAGTCAATGATCGTCGTCGAACAGGGTCTGCAGCCGGGAGAAAAGGTCATCCTGACCAATCTGGATATTGTCGAGGACGGTAAGCGGGTCACGATCCAGGCCGCGACGACTCCCGCCGACGAGATTGCCGAATTGCGACTGCCCGTCCTTCGACTGCTGGACGAACCGTCGGAGACCGTTCCTTCGGCGACCGTCCCTTCGGCGCCGGCACCGTCGGTGGGGCAGTAGTGTTGCGATCACGGCTCCATTGCGCTCCTTCGCCGTCAGTTCCGCGGATTCCACCACCTGATGCACCGTTTTTTCTGCGAAGAACTGGACGGCGAAGTCGTTTCGCTCGATCGCAGTGAGTCGCACCACGCGATCAACGTACTCCGGCTGAACGTCGGCGATCCCGTCGTCCTGTTCGATGGCTGCGGTACGACCGCCGAAGGGACGATTGCACGACGGACTCGCAGCGCGTGCGACGTGCAGATGTCTTCGCGAACCCGACACGACCGGCCGCATGGACTGCGGCTGACGGTCGCCAGCGCGGTACCCAAGGGAGATCGCCTGAGGTTTCTGGCCGAGAAACTTACCGAAATCGGCGTCGATCGTTTCGTGCCGCTGAACACATCGCGGTCCGTCGTTGATCCGCGACAGGCAAAACTTCAAAAACTTGCGGCAGCGGTCGTCGCCGCGACACGGCAATGCGAACGCCCTTGGCTGATGTCAATCGATGGACCGTCGACACTGACTTCCGTGCTGAACGACGCCCGAAGTACCGATGCTCGCGTCTTCATCGCCCACCCCGCTGCGCCGGGCACCGGCCGCGAAGCGGTTATTGAAGACGCACCGGACAGCGCTGTGCTGTTGATCGGGCCGGAAGGAGGATTCACCGACGACGAAGTTTCACTGGCAAAAGACTCCGGCGCCGTGCTGCTGGACTGGCCTGGCAGCATTCTGCGAATTGAAACCGCCGCGATTGTGTTCGCATCACGGCTGCTTGACCGCCGTTGATGTCGCGGAGTCCGCGTTTTCCGCGGCCGCCAGCTTTTCCAGCAGTTGCGCGGCCAGTGCGGTCCAGCCCGTCTGATGGCTGGCTCCCAGCCCCTTCCCGGTTTCGCCGTGAAAGTACTCGTGGAACAGAATCAGGTCTTTCCAGTGCGGATCATCCTGGTAGCGTTTTTCGTCTCCGTGACACGGTCGCCGTCCGTCGGCGTCCTGCGCGAACAACGCGACCTGACGCTGCATCAGTTCGCGAGCGACTTCGGCAAGATTCATCATCCGGCCGGATCCCGTGGGACACTCGACACGCAGCGAATCGCCATAAAACTGGTGGTAGCGTTCCAAAGATTCGATCACCAGATAGTTCATCGGAAACCAGACCGGTCCCCGCCAGTTGCTGTTGCCGCCGAACATCCACGAATCCGACTCACCCGGCACATACGACACTCGGTGTTCTTCTCCTCCGACATTGAAGACGAACGGCTTCTGAGCATGAATCTTCGACAGCGACCGAATTCCATACGGTGACAGAAACTCGCCTTCGTCCAGCAGGTACTTCAGAATGCGTTCCAGACGTTCGCGGGAAGGAATTGCCAGCAATCGCCGACCGCCGGGAGATTCGCTTTCGTCGCAGTCGCGTTCCATATAGGTGATCGACTTCAACTGGTCGCGGCGATTTGTCAGAAACCAGTTCATGCGTTTGCTGAAGGCTTCCAGCCGCTGAAGCACTGAATCATCCAGAATGGTGACGGTAAACAGCGGAATGATGCCCACCAGCGAACGCACACGCAGCGGGACCGTGTGCCCGTTGTCATAAAGGTGGTCGTAATAGAACCCGTCCTGTTCGTCCCACAATCCCTGGCCGCCCATCGTGTTCATGGCGTCCGCGATTTCGATGTAGTGTTCAAAGAACTTCGAGGCCATATCCGCATAGGCCGGGTTCTCCGAAGCCAGTTCCAGGGCAATTGTCAGCATCGATGAGCAGAAGAACCCCATCCACGCCGTGCCGTCCGCCTGATGCAGATGGCCGCCTGTCGGAAGCGGTTTGGATCGGTCAAAGACACCGATGTTGTCCAATCCCAGAAATCCTCCGGAAAACACGTGCTTCCCCAGCACGTCCTTCTGATTGACCCACCACGTGAAATTCAACAGCAGCTTCTGAAATGTCCTTGCCAGAAACTGCCGGTCCCGCCTGCCGGGTTCGCCGGTCGATTTGTAGACATGCCAGCAGGCCCACGCATGAACGGGAGGATTCACGTCACTGAAGTGCCATTCATAGGCGGGAATCTGTCCATTCGGATGCATATACCATTCACGAAGAAACAGAATCAGTTGTTCCTTCGCGAAATGAGGGTCCATATTGCTGAACGGAATCATGTGGAACGCGGAATCCCAGGCGGCGTACCACGGAT is part of the Planctomycetaceae bacterium genome and encodes:
- a CDS encoding efflux RND transporter periplasmic adaptor subunit, with the translated sequence MAEDHRYKTILRRLVFSEVLIALLLFGSVFVFAALRAQKPEVQEKQIDPVSFNVDVFVTEEVDFRELLTGFGTARAEREVVIAAQVSGEVVEIHPNLNVGHPVVSGQTVVFPDRPSEQRNADLLLRIDPRDYVERVEQASNRVAEAGAEIAQLQQQLRNTETQLGKARQDVKTLQDEYERIKSAFDKQASSPSELNRSLLELRRYEDTIIQLESQQSVLPLQIAAAKQRLATGNSEVTRAETDLQRTSVTPPFDGIISEVTVEQGQFVRAGEPLLRLTDPDRVEIPVSLGMEDFLLIENDLQQGRRPVTSLAENETSPAEWSGQIVRISPVADASSRTVEVFVDVNNADQIRTLLPGTFVHARIDGPVWSDAIVIPREAIIEDHVFVVDSDGKAVKRRIRTGRRLQSMIVVEQGLQPGEKVILTNLDIVEDGKRVTIQAATTPADEIAELRLPVLRLLDEPSETVPSATVPSAPAPSVGQ
- a CDS encoding RsmE family RNA methyltransferase is translated as MHRFFCEELDGEVVSLDRSESHHAINVLRLNVGDPVVLFDGCGTTAEGTIARRTRSACDVQMSSRTRHDRPHGLRLTVASAVPKGDRLRFLAEKLTEIGVDRFVPLNTSRSVVDPRQAKLQKLAAAVVAATRQCERPWLMSIDGPSTLTSVLNDARSTDARVFIAHPAAPGTGREAVIEDAPDSAVLLIGPEGGFTDDEVSLAKDSGAVLLDWPGSILRIETAAIVFASRLLDRR
- a CDS encoding glucosidase codes for the protein MASEKQTNAERLRLEREARREPDANWKRWGPYLSERQWGTVREDYSHDSRPWEAFPHDHSRARAYRWGEDGLLGIADRQCRLCFALALWNGQDPILKERLFGVNGHEGNHGEDVKECYYYLDSTPTHSYMKALYKYPQQEFPYTGLVAESGKRGHHQSEYELSDTGIFDNHSYFDVQVEYAKESPNNILIRLTISNRGSKAAPLHVLPTLWFRNTWTWGCQHEGCWPKPGIRLNSDDTLLAEHATLGKFLFAAAPPEGGDKPVMLFTENESVPQFLADRSLTGRYSKDAFHRYVVQGQKQAVNPKQTGTKAAAHYSLQLNAGQQVVICLRLWAEDEPPAQTFGKPFDFEMKQRIAEADAFYESKTPEGLDNGARQTMRQAYAGLMWSKQFYHYGVYEWLKGDPNMPPVSPERKRQRNGDWPHLFNRDIIAMPDKWEYPWYAAWDSAFHMIPFSNMDPHFAKEQLILFLREWYMHPNGQIPAYEWHFSDVNPPVHAWACWHVYKSTGEPGRRDRQFLARTFQKLLLNFTWWVNQKDVLGKHVFSGGFLGLDNIGVFDRSKPLPTGGHLHQADGTAWMGFFCSSMLTIALELASENPAYADMASKFFEHYIEIADAMNTMGGQGLWDEQDGFYYDHLYDNGHTVPLRVRSLVGIIPLFTVTILDDSVLQRLEAFSKRMNWFLTNRRDQLKSITYMERDCDESESPGGRRLLAIPSRERLERILKYLLDEGEFLSPYGIRSLSKIHAQKPFVFNVGGEEHRVSYVPGESDSWMFGGNSNWRGPVWFPMNYLVIESLERYHQFYGDSLRVECPTGSGRMMNLAEVARELMQRQVALFAQDADGRRPCHGDEKRYQDDPHWKDLILFHEYFHGETGKGLGASHQTGWTALAAQLLEKLAAAENADSATSTAVKQP